Part of the Amycolatopsis sp. 195334CR genome is shown below.
GCTACGACTCCGGCCCCAAGCTGTGCGCCGACCTCAACGCGACGAACCGGGCGTTCACGCAGCGCGCGTTCACCAGTGCCGAGGACGAGGCCCGCGGCGGAAACCTGCCCCTGCCGGACCTGCTGCCCGCGATCTCCGGCGATCTCGGCACCTACTTCTCGCGCGAGCTGTCCGCGGCGGGGCACGAGTGGTCGCCGCCCAAGATCGAGCAGGTGGCCGACCAGCCGCGCTGCACCGGCGGTGAGCAGGGCGCGGTGGCCTTCTGCCCGGACCAGAACTCGGTGCAGGTGCGCGAGGAGGGCACGCTCGGCGACATCCACACCAACATCGGCGACTTCGGCACCGGGACCGTGCTGGCCAGCCGGTTCGCCCTGGGCGCGCTCGGCGCGGCCGGGAAGCCGACCACCGGCGAACCGGCGCAGCGCGGCACGCTCTGCCTGGCCGGCGCCTACACCGGTTCGCTGCTGAAGCCCCAGGGCGACTTCACCGTGTCACCCGGCGACCTCGACGAGGCCGTCCAGGTCCTGCTCGGCTACGACTACCCGGCCCGCGACGTCGACGGCGGCTCGATCAAATCCGGCTTCGACCGCGTGTCCGCCTTCCGCGGCGGCGTGGTCGGCGGCGCCAAGGCGTGCGATCTGGGGTGATCCTCGCGCGGCGCCGGTACCCGCTTAGTAGGGTGCGCTGTGCCGGACTTGGTTCAGCCCTGGTGAGGGCCGGAAACGAAACGAGCGACGATGGGTAAGAACTGGGGGCGGGGGGCCCTGATCGCGCTGGCCGCCGTGCTCACGCTGAGCGCGTGCAGCGGCAAGGGCGATGGCCCTGGTGCCAACGAGGACAAGACCACCGAAGGCAACGTCGCCGGGCTGCCGGTCACGCACTTCGAAAGCGGCCTGAAGCCCGAGGCCCCGGCGCCGAACCTCAACGTCAAGAACGCCACGGACAGCGTCGAGGACAAGATCGCCATCGCCTCGATCGCCGACGTCAGCGACTACTGGACCCAGGAGATGCCCGCCCACTTCGGGCAGCAGTTCGAGCCGGTCAAGCAGCTGCAGTCCTACGACCCGACCACCGACCGCGAAGAGGTCTGCGGGGCGTCGCTCAAGGAAGCCGCGATGAACGCGTTCTTCTGCCCGCCGGAGGACCTGGTCGCCTGGGACCGCAAGCAGCTGCTGCCGCTGCTGAACGAGGAGTTCGGCCCGATGGCCATCGTGACCGTGCTCGGCCACGAGTTCGGGCACGCGGTCCAGTACCGCCTCGCCGAGAAGGCCGGGATGACCAAGAACACCTCGACCCTGGTCAAGGAGCAGCAGGCCGACTGCTTCACCGGCGGCTACTTCCGCTGGATGGCCGAGGAGAAGAGCAAGTACTTCCGGGTGTCCACCTCGGAGGGCATCAACCAGGTGCTCGCCTCGCTGTACATGATCCGCGACCAGGCCGGTCAGTCCGCCAAGGACAAGTCCGCGCACGGCACCGCCTTCGACCGGACCTTCGCCTTCCAGCTGGGCTTCGAGAAGGGCGCCAAGGAGTGCGCCGGGATCAACCAGCAGAACGTGGACGAGCGCATCACCGAACGCCCCTTCGACAAGCAGGACAAGGGCGAGGGCGACGCGAAGATCGACATGACCACGATCGGGCACCTGCAGGAGAGCCTGGACAAGGCCTTCGGAAAGGCGGGCGCGCAGCCGCCGAAGATCGTCGACGACGGCGGCTCCTGCCCCGGCGGCCCGGCCACCCCGCCCGCGTCCTACTGCCCGGACTCGAACACGGTGAGCATCGACCTCAAGGGCCTGAACGAGCTGGGCCGCACCGGGGACCGCAAGGCGGAGTTCGAGGGCGAGGACCCCGGCGGCCTCGGTGACTTCGCGGCGTTCGCGGAGATCGCCTCGCGGTACACGCAGGGCATCCAGAAGGGCGTCGGCGCCTCGATCGACAACGCCAACGCGGGCCTGCGCACCTCGTGCCTGGTCGGCGCCTGGGCCGCGGAGACGAACAAGCCGACCGCGGAACTGCGGCTTTCCTCGGGTGACCTCGACGAGGCCATCGCGGAACTGCTGCAGCCGAAGAGCGTGATCGCCGCCGACGTCAACGGCAAGCAGGTCGAGAACGGGTTCGAGCGGGTCGAGTCGCTGCGCCGCGGCTACCTCGAAGGCTCGGGCGTCTGCACCCAGAACTACGGCTGATCCCTGACGCGAAAGGGGAGCTTCGCCCGCGGGCGAAGCTCCCCTTTTCGCGTTGTGCTCAGAACAGGGCGGAGGCCAGGTTCCGGCGGGCCTTGAGCACCCGCTCGTCACTGGCGTCGAACAGCTCGAACAGCCCGACCAGGTGCTCGCGCACGCGGTTGCGGTCGTCACCGGCGGTCCGGCGGACCGCGTCGATCAGCCGGTTGAACGCCTCGTCGACCTGCATCTGGGACAGTTCGAAGTCCGCCGCGGCGAGCTGGGCGTCGATGTCCTTGGGGTCGGCATCGGCCCTGGCCACCGACGACGGGTCCACCTGGGCCGACCGCTCGGCGAAGGTGACCTGCACCAGCGCCGCCTTGGCCTGCTCGTTGGCCGGTTCGGCGTCGAGGATGCGCTGGTAGGCGGCCTTGGCGGCGGCGAAGTCGCCGCGCTCGAAGGCGTCCTCGGCCTCGGTGAACCGGGTGTCCTCGGGTTCCTCGACCGGCTCGCCGCCCGCGTCCGGGATGCCGGGCAGCTTGTCCTTGAGCGCGTCGAGCAGGGACTTGATCCATTCGCGGATCTGCGGCTCCGGCAGGGCGCCGGAGAAGGCGTCGACCGGCTGCCCGCCCGCGATCGCCACGATCGTCGGGATGGACTGCACGCCGAACAGCTGCGCGATCCGGGGGTTGGCGTCCACGTCGACCTTGGCCAGCGCCCAGGCGCCACCGGACTCGGCGGCGAGGCGCTCCAGCACCGGGCTCAGCTGCTTGCACGGGCCGCACCACTCGGCCCACAGGTCGACCACCACGAGCTGCTTCAGCGAGCGCTCCACGACGTCGGCCTGGAAGGTGGCCTCGCTGACCTCCAGCACCGCTCCGGCGGCGGGGGCGGGCGGACCGTCGCCGCCACCGGCGGGCGGGGGCGAACTCGGCGCCGGGCGCTGCTGTCGCGCCGCGTCGGCGCGGGCCTTGAGCGCGGAGAGGTCCACCGCGCCGGACAGCGCGGCGGAAAGGGCTGCTGACTTGGCTGCGGATCCGCGTGGGTGTGTCACGGTTCCATCCTGGCACGCCCTGGCCCCTGCTTCACCGCAGGTGCTGCTCGAGCCGGTCGACCTTGCCGGTGAGTTCGCCGGTGTGGCCGGGCCGGATGTCCGCCTTGAGCACCAGCGACACCCGCGGGGCCTCGGCCTGCACCACCTCGGTCGCCCGTTTCACCACCGCCATCACTTCATCCCAGTCCCCTTCGATCAGGGTGAACATGGCGTTGGTCTCATTCGGCAGGCCCGACTCGCGGACCACCTGGACCGCCTTGGCCACCGCCTCGGCGACGCCGTCCGACTCACCGAGCGGGGACACGCTGAACGCGACGATCATGGAACTACCTCCGAAAGGGGTGGGGAACCGGCTGAATAAGCACCACCCTGCCCCACCACCGCGGTACCCGCTGGTAACTTCGGCAGCCATGAACAGCCCGCTGCCCTTCGACCCGATCGCCCGCGCCGCGCAGCTGTGGGAAGAGCGCATCGGCGACTCCGGCACGATGGCGGCGGTGACCGGGATCATGCGGGTCCAGCAGATCATCCAGTCCGCTGTGGACGGAGCGCTGAAGCCGCACGGCCTGACCTTCGCGCGCTACGAGGCGCTGGTCCTGCTGACCTTCGCGAAGCGCTCGAGCCTGCCGATGCGCGTGATGGGCGAGCGCCTGCAATTGCACCCGACGAGCGTGACGAACATCGTGGACCGGTTGGAGAAGGACGGGCTGGTCAAGCGGGTACCGCACCCGACCGACCGCCGGACCACCCTGGTGGAGATCACCGACGAGGGCCGCACGCGCCGGGAACAGGCCACCGAAGCGGTCACCGCGATCGGGTTCGGCCTGAACGGGCTCACCGACCGGCAGACGCAGCAGCTGATCGAACTGCTCACCAAGGTCCGCAAGGCCACCGGCGACTTCACCGAGTAGTTCCACCGGACAGCAAACGGGGGCCGCCGATGGCGACCCCCGTTTGTTGCTCGTTGTCGTTGGCTCAGGCCGCGACGGGCTCGCCCTTCTCGGCGAACAGGCCGGTGCCACCGTGCGCGACCAGCTCGGGGCCGTCCAGCTTGCCGGTGCGCAGCGCCCACTTCTCGAAGGCCCAGGTGGCCAGCGGCGGGATGCTGGAGACCAGCGCCAGCAGCAGCGTGCCCGCCTTCCAGCCCAGCGGCTTGGTGACCAGGAGGGAGGTCAGCAGGTAGACCACGAAGACCACGCCGTGCACCATGCCCAGCACCGGCACGCCGCCGTCGCCGGACTCGACGACGTACTTGAAGAACATCCCGATCAGCAAACCAGCCCAGGACAGCGCCTCGGCCACGGCGGCCACGCGGAACAGTACAGCGGCCTTGCTGGACACGACTTCCTCCTATAAGTCGAAAAAACGTCCGTACAACGGGTACGGCAGGAAAGCTTCCTGCCCACGTCAACCGCGTTGTCGGACGATGTGATCCCAGTGTGAGCCGTGATCGCCATCACCGGAACACCGGGGGTGCGTGATCACGCTCACGACCAGCACCCCGACAACCTTGTCAGTCGCTGGGCGGATCCGGGTATTGACAGTGCGCGGTGAGCTGGTGTGCAATTCCGGCCACTATGACAACGTTGTCGTCTCCCGGCCGGGGCAGTGCCCGCCGAGCCACGATGAGCGATGTGGCGCGGCTCGCCGGCGTGAGCATCAAGACCGTGTCGCGCGTGGTGAACGACGAGCCCGCGGTCCACCCCGACACCGCCGAGCGGGTCATGGCCGCCATCGAGCAGCTCGGCTTCCGGCGCAACCTCGGCGCGCGCAACCTCCGCCGGGGTTCGACCACCGGCACCATCGGCCTGATCGTCGAGGACGTCGGGAACCCCTTCTACTCCGAACTCAACCGCGCCGTGGAGCGGATCGCCGGCTCCTATGAGCGCCAGGTGCTGACCGGCTCGTCCGAGGAGAACCGCGAACGCGAGCGTGAGCTGGCTCTCGAATTCTGCTCGCGGCGGGTGGACGGCCTGCTGATCGTGCCGGCCGGCATGCAGCACGGCTACCTCGTGCCCGAAATGCGGGCGGGCACCCCGGTGGTGTTCATCGACCGCCCGGCCGGCGACATCGTGGCCGACACGGTGCTGGTGGACAACATCGGCGGCACCGTCGAAGCGGTCACCCACCTCGCCGCGCACGGTCACCGCCGCATCGCCTTCCTCGCCGACAGCGCCGGCATCTACACCGCCAGCGAGCGCCTGCGCGGCTTCCGCGAAGGCTGCGCCCGCGCGGGCATCCGCTACGACGAGCGCCTGGTGATCATGCGCAAGCCGACCGAGGAGAGCGTCGGCGAGGCGATCCGCACCCTGCTGGCCGGCCCGGAACCGGCCACCGCGGTGGTCGCCGGCAACAACCGCGTCACCGTGCACCTGCTGCGCGCGCTGGCGCACCGCCCGGACCGGCCCGCGCTGGTCGGCTTCGACGACTTCGAACTCGCCGACCTGCTGGACCCGCCGGTCAGCGTGATCGCGCACGACGTCAGCGCGCTCGGTGAGGCCGCGGCCAATCTGCTGTTCGCCCGGGTGCAGGGCGATCAGTCCACCCCAAGAAAGGTAGTTCTCCCCGTGCGTCTTGTAGCCCGCGGTTCCGGCGAGGTGGCACCTCGATGAGCGCTTACGCTCCGCTCCGGCTCCCCGCGAACCAGCCGCCGCAGTTCTACCGGGGTGGCGACGCCATCGCGGGTCTGCGCGGGCTCTCCGCGTCCGCGAGCGACTTCGGCCCGGAAGACTGGGTCGGCTCCACCACCACCCTGTACGGCCAGGACACCAACGGCCTGACCAAGCTCGACGACGGCCGCTGGCTGCGCGACGCCGTCCGCGCCGACCCCACCGGCTGGCTCGGCGCGAAGCACGTCGAGGCGTTCGCCGATTCGACCGGCCTGCTGGTGAAGTTGCTCGACGCCGGGCAACGCCTCCCCGTGCACTTCCACCCGACCGACGCCTTCGCCCAGAAGCACTTCGACTCGCACTTCGGCAAAACCGAGGCGTGGATCGTGGTCGGCACCTACGGCGACGACCCGCGGGTCTACCCCGGTTTCCGCGAGACGCTGAGCAGGCAGACCATCGACGAATGGGTGCGCGAGCAGGACACCCCGTCCATGCTCGACGCGCTGAACAGCGTGCCGGTCACCCCCGGGGACACGGTCTACATCCCGGCCGGCCTGCCGCACGCGATCGGCGAGGGCGTCTTCGTGGTCGAGCTCCAGCAGCCGACCGACTTCTCGCTGACCATCGAATGGCGCGACTTCCTCGCCAGCCCCGAAAAGGGTCACCTCGGCATCGGCTTCGACACCGCGCTGGAAACCCTGGACACTTCCGGCTGGGACAACGACCGCCTCGAGACCATCATCCGCCGCACCGCGGGCGCCGAAGGGTCCACTGTGGACCTGCTCGCCGACGGTTCCGGCGAGTTCTTCCGCGCCGACCAGCTCCGCCCCAGCACCCCGCTGGCGCTGGACCCGTCGTTCGCGGTGCTGGTGGTGATGGACGGTGCGGGCACGCTGCGCACCGAGCAGGGTGACGAACTGGCGTTGCGCAAGGGCGAAACCCTGGTGGTGCCCCACGGCGCCGGCGCCACCGAACTGTCGGGGGATGTGACCCTCATCCGCTGCCGCCCGCCGGCCCCGGAAAGGAGGCCCTGAACATGAGCGAACTCCTGCTCGACGCCCAGGACCTGGTCAAGCGCTACGGCTCGGTCGAAGCCCTGCGCGGGGCCTCGTTCCAAGCCCACGCCGGCGAGGTCACCGCCCTGATCGGCGACAACGGCGCGGGCAAGTCCACCCTGGTGAAATGCCTGTCCGGGGCCGAGCAGCCGACCTCGGGCAAGATCGTGCTGGGCGGCGAGGAAGTCACATTGGACTCCCCCACCACCGCCCGTCGGCTCGGCATCGAGACGGTGTACCAGGACCTCGCCGTCGCCCCGGAACTCGACCCGGCGGCGAACCTGTTCCTGGGCCGGGAAATCCACCGCAAGGGCCTGCTCGGCAAGCTCGGCATGATCGACAAGGCGGAAATGCGCCGCCAGGCGGTCGAACACTTCCAACGGCTGGGCGTGAACCTGCAGAGCACCGAGGTGCCCATCGCCGCTCTCTCCGGCGGGCAACGCCAGAGCGTGGCGGTGGTGCGTTCGGTGGTGTGGGCCAGCAAGGTCGTGTTCATGGACGAGCCGACCGCCGCCCTCGGCGTGGTGCAGCGCGAACGCGTGCTCGACGTGATCAAGAAGGTGCGTGACCAGGGCATCGCGGTGGTGCTGATCAGCCACAACATGCCCGAGGTGCTGTCGGTGGCCGACCGCGTCGAGGTGCTGCGACTGGGCAAACGGGTCGCCCGGTTCCAAGGTGCGGACACCAAGCTCGAAGACCTCGTCGCCGCGATGACCGGTGCCCTGACACAAGAGGAGGCGGCGTGAGCATGACGACTGATCCCGCCAAGTCCACCGTCCAGTCCGATGTGGACGGAACCGGCGGCTTCGCCAAGCGCTCGGTGGGCGCCCGCCTGGTTTCGGCGAACACCTTCTGGATCGCGCTGGTGCTGCTCGCGTTGTGCGTGGTGTTCACCATCGCCGCACCCGGCGAGTTCGCCACGGTGTTCACCTTCCAGACCCTGCTCATCGAAACCGCGGTGCTGCTGGTGCTGTCGGTGGGCATGACCTTCGTGATCATCACCTCGGGCATCGACCTGTCGGTCGGCTCGGTGCTGATCTTCGCCGGCATGGTGTCGGCGAAGACCATGGAGGCGCTCAGCCCCGACGGCACGGCGACCAACGCCGGCTGGGGCGTGATCTCGGTGGGCCTGCTCACCGGCGTGGTGGCGGGCACGGTGTGGGGCCTGATCAACGGCCTGCTGATCGCGGTGGCGAAGATCCCGCCGCTGATCGTCACGCTCGGCACGATGGGCGCCGCCCTCGGCGCGGCGTACCTGCTCAACAACGGTTCGGACGTGCGCAGCGTGCCGACCGCGCTCAACAACACGCTCGGCTACGGCACCTGGTTCGGCATTCCGAACCTGGTGCTGGTGGCGGCGGTGATCACGCTGATCGGCGCGTGGCTGCTGCACACCACCAAGTTCGGCCGCTACACCTACGCGGTCGGCTCCAACGCCGAGGCGGCGCGACGCTCCGGCATCGGGGTGACCGCGCACCTGCTGAAGGTGTACACGCTCACCGGATTCCTGGCGGGCGTCGCGGGCTTCATGTCGCTGGCCTACTACGCCTCGACCACGATCTCCGCGCACACCACCGACAACCTCAACGCCATCGCCGCCACAGTGATGGGCGGGACCAGCCTCTTCGGCGGCATCGGCTCGGTCCTCGGCACGGTGATCGGGGTGTTCATCCCGGCGGTGCTGAAGAAGGGCTTCAACATCACCCAGGTCCCCGACTTCTGGCAGATGATCGCGGTCGGCGCGGTGCTGATCGCGGCGGTCTGGTTCGACCAGCGACGCCGACGGCTGCGCAACAGCCGCTGATCCCGGTTCCCCGCAACAGCACAAAGAGGTGCACCCATGAAGTTCAACCGCAAGACCTTCGTCGCCGCCGGTTCGGCGCTCGCCATCGCCGCACTGGTGACCGCCTGCGGCGGCTCAGGGCAGGTCGGCCAGAGCAACGACGCCGGCGGTCAGCCCGCGCAGAACAACAAGAAGCTGACCCTGATCCCCGGCGTGCAGGCCGAGCCGTTCTACATCTCGATGCAGTGCGGCGCCGAGGCGGAGGCGAAGAAGCTCGGCTACGAGCTGAACACCTCGGCCCCGCAGAAGTTCGACGCCGCGATGCAGACCGAGAAGGTCAACGCGCTCGGCTCCGCCCCACCGGCCGGGCTGCTGATCGCCCCCACCGACGACACCGCGATGCTCGCCCCGATCCAGCAGGTGAAGAACCGCGGCACCAAGATCGTCGAGGTGGACACCGCGCTCAAAGACACCGGTGTGGCCGTCTCGTCGATCTCCTCGAACAACGCCGAGGGCGGCAAGCTCGCCGCCCAGACCCTGGCCAAGCTGGTCGGCGACAAGCCGGGCTCGGTGCTGGTGCTCGACACCATCGCGGGTACCTCCACCACCAACGCCAGGGCCAAGGGCTTCGAGGACGAGCTGAAGAACTTCCCGAACCTGAAGTCCGCCGGCGTGCAGTTCACCCAGAACGAGCCGGACCAGGCCGCCTCGAAGGTGACTGCGGCACTCGCCTCCACCCCGGACCTGGTCGGCATCTTCGCGACCAACCTGAACACTGGCGAAGGCGCCGCCACCGGCCTGCGAAACGCCGGCAAGATCGGCCAGGTCAACCTGGTCGGCTTTGACGCCAGCCCGTCCGAGGTCGAGGGCCTGCGGAAGGGCGAGTACCAGGGCCTGATCGCCCAGGACCCGGCCTCGATCGGGCAGCAGGGCGTGCAGCAGGCGGTCGCCGCGCTGGAGGGCAAGCCGGTGCAGCGCAACATCACCGCCGCCCTGCACTCCATCACCAAGGACGACATGGACGCCAACCAGCAGTTCTTCTACAAGCAGCAGTGCTGACCTGACCCCGCGGCGGGGCTGTTCACCACCGTCTACTGTGGACGCCCCGCCGCCGGTTCAGCCCAGGTCCGCGAGCCGTTCCGCCAGCCAGACGCGCGCAGCCCGCCAGAGCCCGGCTCCCAGCGAGATCCGCGCCGCCCCCAGTTCCGCCAGCTCCGCACGCTGCGGCCCACCCGGCCACAACGTGGCGTTCACCGCCGCCGGACTCACCGCCGCCACGAACTCCCGCAACACCTCGGGCGACCGCACGAGGATCGGGTACACACAATCCGCCCCGGCCTCGAGATACGCCCTCGCCCGCTCGACAGCCTCGTCGAGCACGGCCTTCTCATTCTCCGCCCCGAGGAACACGTCCACCCGGGCGTTGATCACCAACCGGTCACCCGCCGCCGCACGAACCGACCCGAGCAGCTCGGCCTGCTCCGCCACCGGCCGCACTCCACTTCCGGGCACCGTGTCCTCGAGGTTGCAGCCGACCGCTCCGGTCTCCAGCAACCGCCCCGCCAACTCGGCGGCACCAAGTCCATACCCGGCCTCGGCATCCACGGTGACCGGAACGTCGACCACCCGCGTGATCCTGGCCGCCGCCGCGAACATTTCCGCGATCGGAGCCTCTTGGCCATCCGAGTAACCAAGGGACTCCGCGATCGCCGCGGAACTGGTCGCCACCACCGGGAAACCCGCCTCTACCACCAGGCGTGCGCTGTCGGCGTCCCAGGCGTTCGGCAACACCAGCGGACGGCCCGGGACGTGCAGTTCCCGGAGTTTCGCCGCCGTCATCGGGGCAGCGGCTTACGACTGGTGACGCCGAGCCGGTTCCAGGCGTTGATCAGCACCACGGCCCAGCACACCGCGCGGTACTGGTCCTCGGTCAGCACCTTGGTCGCCTGTTCGTACACGTCGTCGGGCACATCCTGGTGCTCGGCCAGCTTCGTCATCGCGTCGGTCAGTGCGAGCGCTGCCCGCTCCTGTTCGGTGTAGAGCTCGGTCTCCCACCAGGCACCCAGCAGGCAGATGCGTCGTTCGTCCTCACCCAGCTTGCGCGCGTCGCGGCTGTGCAGGTCCAGGCAGTACGCACAGCCGTTCAGCTGCGAACCGCGGATCTTGACCAGCTCGATCAGCTTCTGGTCCAGGCCCGCCGCCGCGGCCGCCTGTTCCACCTCGGTGTGCAGGGCCAGCAGCGATTTGTAGAGCGTGGTGTTCGCGGACAGTTGGATTCGCTTCGTCACGACCGCCACGCTACCGACAACTGGTTCACGACTATGGTCCAGTTTCATGGCGGTTTTGTGGTCCAGTTCCCGCGACCTTCACCTCGACTGGCAACCGGGCTCCGGCCAGCGCGGACTGGCCGAGGCGATCCGCCGGGCGATCCGGTCCGGCAGGCTCGAGACCGGTACCGCCCTGCCCTCGACCCGCGCGCTGGCCGAAGACCTCGGTGTCGCCAGGGGCACCGTCACGAAGGCCTACGCCCAGCTCGCGGTCGAGGGCTACCTGCGCACCACCCAGGGAGCGCCGACCAGGGTGGCCGCGATCGCCGCGCCGC
Proteins encoded:
- a CDS encoding neutral zinc metallopeptidase, which encodes MGKNWGRGALIALAAVLTLSACSGKGDGPGANEDKTTEGNVAGLPVTHFESGLKPEAPAPNLNVKNATDSVEDKIAIASIADVSDYWTQEMPAHFGQQFEPVKQLQSYDPTTDREEVCGASLKEAAMNAFFCPPEDLVAWDRKQLLPLLNEEFGPMAIVTVLGHEFGHAVQYRLAEKAGMTKNTSTLVKEQQADCFTGGYFRWMAEEKSKYFRVSTSEGINQVLASLYMIRDQAGQSAKDKSAHGTAFDRTFAFQLGFEKGAKECAGINQQNVDERITERPFDKQDKGEGDAKIDMTTIGHLQESLDKAFGKAGAQPPKIVDDGGSCPGGPATPPASYCPDSNTVSIDLKGLNELGRTGDRKAEFEGEDPGGLGDFAAFAEIASRYTQGIQKGVGASIDNANAGLRTSCLVGAWAAETNKPTAELRLSSGDLDEAIAELLQPKSVIAADVNGKQVENGFERVESLRRGYLEGSGVCTQNYG
- the trxA gene encoding thioredoxin, yielding MTHPRGSAAKSAALSAALSGAVDLSALKARADAARQQRPAPSSPPPAGGGDGPPAPAAGAVLEVSEATFQADVVERSLKQLVVVDLWAEWCGPCKQLSPVLERLAAESGGAWALAKVDVDANPRIAQLFGVQSIPTIVAIAGGQPVDAFSGALPEPQIREWIKSLLDALKDKLPGIPDAGGEPVEEPEDTRFTEAEDAFERGDFAAAKAAYQRILDAEPANEQAKAALVQVTFAERSAQVDPSSVARADADPKDIDAQLAAADFELSQMQVDEAFNRLIDAVRRTAGDDRNRVREHLVGLFELFDASDERVLKARRNLASALF
- a CDS encoding MTH1187 family thiamine-binding protein; translated protein: MIVAFSVSPLGESDGVAEAVAKAVQVVRESGLPNETNAMFTLIEGDWDEVMAVVKRATEVVQAEAPRVSLVLKADIRPGHTGELTGKVDRLEQHLR
- a CDS encoding MarR family winged helix-turn-helix transcriptional regulator; this translates as MNSPLPFDPIARAAQLWEERIGDSGTMAAVTGIMRVQQIIQSAVDGALKPHGLTFARYEALVLLTFAKRSSLPMRVMGERLQLHPTSVTNIVDRLEKDGLVKRVPHPTDRRTTLVEITDEGRTRREQATEAVTAIGFGLNGLTDRQTQQLIELLTKVRKATGDFTE
- a CDS encoding DUF3817 domain-containing protein, translating into MSSKAAVLFRVAAVAEALSWAGLLIGMFFKYVVESGDGGVPVLGMVHGVVFVVYLLTSLLVTKPLGWKAGTLLLALVSSIPPLATWAFEKWALRTGKLDGPELVAHGGTGLFAEKGEPVAA
- a CDS encoding LacI family DNA-binding transcriptional regulator; amino-acid sequence: MSDVARLAGVSIKTVSRVVNDEPAVHPDTAERVMAAIEQLGFRRNLGARNLRRGSTTGTIGLIVEDVGNPFYSELNRAVERIAGSYERQVLTGSSEENRERERELALEFCSRRVDGLLIVPAGMQHGYLVPEMRAGTPVVFIDRPAGDIVADTVLVDNIGGTVEAVTHLAAHGHRRIAFLADSAGIYTASERLRGFREGCARAGIRYDERLVIMRKPTEESVGEAIRTLLAGPEPATAVVAGNNRVTVHLLRALAHRPDRPALVGFDDFELADLLDPPVSVIAHDVSALGEAAANLLFARVQGDQSTPRKVVLPVRLVARGSGEVAPR
- a CDS encoding class I mannose-6-phosphate isomerase, whose product is MSAYAPLRLPANQPPQFYRGGDAIAGLRGLSASASDFGPEDWVGSTTTLYGQDTNGLTKLDDGRWLRDAVRADPTGWLGAKHVEAFADSTGLLVKLLDAGQRLPVHFHPTDAFAQKHFDSHFGKTEAWIVVGTYGDDPRVYPGFRETLSRQTIDEWVREQDTPSMLDALNSVPVTPGDTVYIPAGLPHAIGEGVFVVELQQPTDFSLTIEWRDFLASPEKGHLGIGFDTALETLDTSGWDNDRLETIIRRTAGAEGSTVDLLADGSGEFFRADQLRPSTPLALDPSFAVLVVMDGAGTLRTEQGDELALRKGETLVVPHGAGATELSGDVTLIRCRPPAPERRP
- a CDS encoding ATP-binding cassette domain-containing protein — translated: MSELLLDAQDLVKRYGSVEALRGASFQAHAGEVTALIGDNGAGKSTLVKCLSGAEQPTSGKIVLGGEEVTLDSPTTARRLGIETVYQDLAVAPELDPAANLFLGREIHRKGLLGKLGMIDKAEMRRQAVEHFQRLGVNLQSTEVPIAALSGGQRQSVAVVRSVVWASKVVFMDEPTAALGVVQRERVLDVIKKVRDQGIAVVLISHNMPEVLSVADRVEVLRLGKRVARFQGADTKLEDLVAAMTGALTQEEAA
- a CDS encoding ABC transporter permease, with the protein product MTTDPAKSTVQSDVDGTGGFAKRSVGARLVSANTFWIALVLLALCVVFTIAAPGEFATVFTFQTLLIETAVLLVLSVGMTFVIITSGIDLSVGSVLIFAGMVSAKTMEALSPDGTATNAGWGVISVGLLTGVVAGTVWGLINGLLIAVAKIPPLIVTLGTMGAALGAAYLLNNGSDVRSVPTALNNTLGYGTWFGIPNLVLVAAVITLIGAWLLHTTKFGRYTYAVGSNAEAARRSGIGVTAHLLKVYTLTGFLAGVAGFMSLAYYASTTISAHTTDNLNAIAATVMGGTSLFGGIGSVLGTVIGVFIPAVLKKGFNITQVPDFWQMIAVGAVLIAAVWFDQRRRRLRNSR
- a CDS encoding ABC transporter substrate-binding protein, translated to MKFNRKTFVAAGSALAIAALVTACGGSGQVGQSNDAGGQPAQNNKKLTLIPGVQAEPFYISMQCGAEAEAKKLGYELNTSAPQKFDAAMQTEKVNALGSAPPAGLLIAPTDDTAMLAPIQQVKNRGTKIVEVDTALKDTGVAVSSISSNNAEGGKLAAQTLAKLVGDKPGSVLVLDTIAGTSTTNARAKGFEDELKNFPNLKSAGVQFTQNEPDQAASKVTAALASTPDLVGIFATNLNTGEGAATGLRNAGKIGQVNLVGFDASPSEVEGLRKGEYQGLIAQDPASIGQQGVQQAVAALEGKPVQRNITAALHSITKDDMDANQQFFYKQQC
- a CDS encoding isocitrate lyase/phosphoenolpyruvate mutase family protein — translated: MTAAKLRELHVPGRPLVLPNAWDADSARLVVEAGFPVVATSSAAIAESLGYSDGQEAPIAEMFAAAARITRVVDVPVTVDAEAGYGLGAAELAGRLLETGAVGCNLEDTVPGSGVRPVAEQAELLGSVRAAAGDRLVINARVDVFLGAENEKAVLDEAVERARAYLEAGADCVYPILVRSPEVLREFVAAVSPAAVNATLWPGGPQRAELAELGAARISLGAGLWRAARVWLAERLADLG
- a CDS encoding carboxymuconolactone decarboxylase family protein, yielding MKLDHSREPVVGSVAVVTKRIQLSANTTLYKSLLALHTEVEQAAAAAGLDQKLIELVKIRGSQLNGCAYCLDLHSRDARKLGEDERRICLLGAWWETELYTEQERAALALTDAMTKLAEHQDVPDDVYEQATKVLTEDQYRAVCWAVVLINAWNRLGVTSRKPLPR